Part of the Rhizobium sp. N324 genome, AGTGTCGGAAGCCAAACGGCTGAAGACGCTGGAGGACGAAAACACAAAGCTGAAGCGGCTTCTGGCAGATGCCATGCTCGACAATGCCGCTTTGAAAGACCTTTTGGGAAAGAAGTGGTGACGCCCGCAGCAAAGCGGCGAGCTGTCGCGCATCTGGTTGATCAACATCAGATGAGCGAACGGCGGGCGTGTAAAGCCATCGGCTATTGTCGGATGACGATCCGTTACGAAACCAGGCGCGGTGACGACCATGACCTTCGCGATCGGATGAAGGCGCTGGCCCATGAACGCCGCCGCTTTGGCTATCGACGTCTTCATGTGCTGCTCAGACGTGAGGGACATCTTGTGAACCACAAGCGGCTCTTCCGGCTCTATCGAGAGGAAAAGCTGGCCGTGCGCAAGCGCGGCGGCCGCAAGCGAGCGATAGGCACACGAGCGCCGATGCTGATCCCGATGGCAGCCAATGATCGCTGGTCGTTGGACTTCGTGTCGGATCAGTTCACCGATGGGCGCAGGTTCCGAGTGCTGACCGTGGTCGATGATTGCACCAGGGAGTGCCTGGCGCTCGTCGCCGATACGTCCCTTTCCGGCCTGCGGGTTGCTCGTGAGTTGGACCGGATCATCGAGGGGCGAGGCAAACCGAAGATGATCGTCAGCGACAATGGCAGTGAGTTCACCAGCAACGCGATCCTGCAATGGACGGATCGGACCAAGGTGGAATGGCACTACATCGCGCCCGGCAAGCCGATCCAGAACGCCTTCATCGAAAGCTTCAATGGGCGGCTGCGAGACGAGTTCCTGAATGAAACGCTCTTCTCGTCACTGGCGTATGCTCGGTCAGCGCTTTCAAACTGGTGCAGCGATTACAACGATCATCGACCGCATTCCGGCCTCGGCTGGCTGACACCGGCCGAGTTCGCCCAGACCATCAACCCGCGACGTGATGCGGTGCTGCGCAGCCGGAATGGCTCCGCACCGCAACCCGCCGCTACCGCCGCAAATACAGCAACCCAAAACCGTCGGAGCGAACTCAAAACTGGATAAAACTTGGGGGCAAGGTCATCGGAGTCGATCTTGCAACAGAGCCCTTGCAGGCGGGCACCTCAAAGCAGACAGGAGCTGCGATGGAGGACAAGGCTTCGCAGGTTCTATCGAGCACGAAATACAGCACTGCTACCAAGCAGTTGGCAGGATCCGTGCTCTCACAATCCAACAAAAAGCGCTGATGAACGAACAAGAACTTTCGAACCAGTTTCTGTTGTTTTTCCCGGGCTTCTCGTCAACCAGTCTTATTCCGTTTCCTGCCACCTTAACTCATCATCTTCCGGAAAAGCGGCAGTTGGTTGCGAACATCCAGTGCCTCGGTCGGTGGACTCCGCTGAAGCGCCTATTTGAAGTCACTCTGCCCCAGATACGCTTCAATGCAGCTAGGAATGGGAAGCGATGAGCAAAGTGCGTAGGAGATCAAAGTTTCCCACTCCTTGTGGCCTGCCGAGGTCGGCGATCGATGACAGGCGTAATCGAGAGACACTGGCCTCCGAGACATCAATGCCGCTTGGGGGAGACGTATCTGACAACGTTGGTTGTAAATCCGCTTTTGTTTGCCGATGCACATTCAGTGCCATGGCTGGATCGCATGGTTCAGATACACGCAGATAGACATCGCGACCGATCGCGCGCGTGCCCGGCCTCGCCGAAAAGGTGCCAGATGTGACGGCAGCCTTGCATGCAAAGCTCGACGAGCACCGGGCGTTCGTGCGGGAGCGTGGAGAAGACTTGCCGGAAATCCAGAATTGGCGCTGGGCACGCTCCTCCTAGTGCGACAGATGACCGGATTGGGTAGCGACTACCACCAGCCATACTGCCGCAGCTACGCCGGCACGCAGGAGAAAGGATTCGAGTGCGAGGTGGCAACCTCGCCTTCGACTTGGGGTGTCCCACGGCAATCGCAGCCTTTGCAGCGTCAGCTACCTGTTTCGAGCCCTGTTCGTGCTGCAAACGATGCGATCTTAAAACGTCCTGGAGAATGATCGCCGGGTCATGCTGCAGCCGTCAATGAGAGGCAGCTAAGGGTGAAGCCCGGTCCCATCGCCGTCAGGACAGTTCTCCTGGGTAGTCCTTGCGCAAGGAGCTTCTCGAGTACGAACAGCGCGGTTGGCGAGGACATGTTCCCATAGTCCGAGAGAACCTCACGTTCCTGGTCGAGGGTTCCCTGGCTTAGTTTAAGCGCCGATTCCAAGGCGGTGATAACCTTTGATCCACCGGGGTGGCACGCAAACCGGTCAACGTCGGCAGGAGCAAGATCTGATCGGGCGAGTATGGACGTTACGCCCTTCAGCACATGAGTTTCGGCGAACGGTGGTATCGCACGATCGAAGATCACGCCCAGACCCTCCGGATCGACGCTCCATCCCATGATTTCTAGCGTGTCGGGCCACGTATGCTGGCCTGCAAGTTCGACCTCGGCCAGACCGGTCTCACTAGCACGCACCACGCAGGCGGCGGCCCCGTCGCCGAAGAGGGCGGTCGCCACCATGTTCGCCTTCGTAAGCTTGTCCATGCGAAATGCCAACGTGCAGGTCTCGACGGCGACCACCAGCACGACTGAGCCTGGCCGGGATGCCGCCAGCCGTGACGCGATTGAAAGCCCAGAGACTCCGCCGGCACAGCCGAGGCCAAACACGGGAACCCGTTCGACATCGTCCCGGAAGCCCAGTTCTCGGCTTACCCTCGCTTCCAGACTAGGTGTCGCAATACCAGTCGAGGAGACGGTTACGATCGTGTCGACATCGCCTGCTGCAATGCCCGCCGACACGAGAGCCTTGCTGGTGGCGGCGACGAACATTGCACCCGCGCCCTCGATATGAGCGAGGTTTCGTTCGGGCCATCCCGACGTCTCGAGATACCACTCGATCGGCGGGACGGCATAGCGGCGCCGAATTCCCGAGGTTTCGAACACCCTTGCCAGCTTTTCGAAATCGCCAAATCGCGATGAGAACGCGGTGTGCGAGGCTCGCGCCGCGTCACGCTGGTCGATGACATGTGGCGGAACGGCGGTGCCGACGGATACCAGCTTGACGGATTGCTGCATAAGACTCCTTGCGACGGCGCGGGAAGAATTTGGTACGCCGCGCGAGGACGAGACCGAACCGTAACGCCTCGATCCTCAATAAGTTGCAATGCGGGCGAGCCTGACGCCGCACTTCGTCGGAAGGCTTCAGAGACGACGACGCGTGAAGAATGCCTCCCGCGGCTTCGTGTCTGCCTTGATCCACGTCAATGCGCTCAACAAGTTGGCTCCGTAATTGTCCGATCGAAAAGGAGACAGCGCGATGCTTGCTAGAGACATCATGACGACCCCGTGACGACGCTCGACGAGGGACACAACGTCAGGGAAGCCGTCGAGATCGTCAACGCCAGCAAGATCGGCGCGGTGCCCGTCATCGATGGCGAAGGGCGGCTCACCGGCATCGTCACCGGGGAGACCTGCTGCGCCGGGTGGCGTCATCCTGGGCGAGACGGGCGGTACCGCATACGCGCGACCGCGAAGATGCACTGGCGGACTATGTGAAGGCCCGAAGCTGGCGCGTCAAGGACGTGATGTCGACGCCCGTCGTCAGCGCCGCCCTGAGCGCAACCGCGAGCCAGCTCGCAGAACTCCTGCAGGCCCACGACATCAAACACCGAACGGCAGACTCGCCGGCATAATCAGCCGTCACGACTTGATGCGAGCGCTTCTCGATGTTCGACGGCAGTGTACTGCTTCCGGCGACGAGGCCCTAGGGACGGCCGTTCGTGGCCTGGAAACCGAGTTCGAAATAAGGTTCCCCATCGTCAATGCGACCGTCTCCAACGGGGCAGTGACCCTGAGGGGAGAGGTCGAGACGGAGCTGGAATGCTCGGCGGCCAGGGTGGCGGCGGAAAGCATCCGCGGCGTCGGCGGCGTGGTAAACAACATCACCCTGGCTACCGCATGGTGAGCTCTCTCAAACTATGAAATCGTCCCTGGAGTTTCCATCATGTTTGTCAGGGTTATCGCAGACGCCGTCGTGTCGAGGCTTCTCCTCGTCATCCCGATCCTCATGGTGGGGACGGTCGTGAGCGTCCTACTGGTGAGGCCATCCGCGCGTCGAGCGCTCTCTCTGACCCGTGAGTGCGCGATGAACATCTGGCCCTCCAGGATTTAATTGTCCGGCCGCGTCCCGCAAAAGACCGGAGGCGCGACGGATTCGATGCTCTCCGAACTATTCGGCTTCATCTGGCTGATGGGAAGGCATCATCAGGCGTTGGTCGCAGGGCTGTCCCTGGCTCTTTCGTTATCGGCGCGGCGCCTCTCGAACTCCAGCGCCGGATCGTCAATGAGGCGACCGAGCAAGCGTCATACCGGTCTCTTCTCTTTCTCGTCTCCCTCTATCTCGCGGTCGCAGTGTTGAAGGGCGCGATAAAATTCACCTCCAAACTCTAAAGAAGCTGGGTGGGCGAAAAAAGCACGCTTTGGCTCGGGCGCGCGTTCTGCATCGGGCCGAGACGCCGCCATCGGACTCCACGCTCGAGGGGGTTGAGCTGTCGATCGTCTTTGCGGAAGCGGAACCGGTGGGCAGTTTCGTTGGGACCAGCATCTCCGAGCCGCTACTCCAGATCGGCATCCTTGTCACCGTGGGCGGGTATCTGATCTATCTCCAGCCGCTGATGAGGATGGCCGTCGCAGCCACCTTCGCCCCGCAGATTGCGTTCGTCCCGATGTTAGGCGGCTCACCTGGCTTTTGGAGATGCCGCTCATACCCATGGCCTTGACCAAGTCGTCGACAGAACGAGTCGAGATTCCCTGGATATACGCTTCCTGGATAACGGCCGTCAGAGCTTTCTCTGCCATGCGGCGCGGTTCAAGGAAGCTCGGAAAGTAGCTGCCTTTGCGCAGCTTCGGAATGCGAAGCTCGACGGTGCCAGCCCGCGTCTCCCAATCGCGGTCACGGTAGCCATTGCGTTGTGCGAGCCGCATCGAGTTCTTCACACCGAAGTCTGCACCCGTAGCCGAGCCGACCTCCAACTCCATCAGCCGCTCGGCGGCAAAGCCAATCATCTCACGCGATAATCTGCATCCGCGCTCTTCTCAACGAGGGAGCGCACGTCATCATGTCATTGGTCATTGGTCATTGGTCATTGGTCATTGGTCATTGGTCATTGGTCATTGGTGGTCTTTCCGTCAGGTTGGCCTTGAACAACCCGACCCTAGCGGAAAACACTGATGGCCGCCCGCAAAGCCGATCACCCGCTACAGCGCAATGAAACGCGCGGGCGCTCGGCTTTACTCCCTACCGTCACCTACGCCACGTACTGGGACACGATCCAGTAGAACGGCCACCTTTTCCCGCGTGCAAGTGGCCATATGGGGGTGGTGTAATAACCAGGCATACGCGAGGTCGGTATGGCAGGTTTGATCTCTCCTTCCAGGTCGCTCGCGTCATAGATCGCGACGACGCCGGGCACCGAGAACGCATCGCCGACATCGATGTTCAGGATTCGGGCATGTGGCTGGTCGGAGCGTCGCGATGCGATATGCAACATACCGCGGCGCCATGTCATCGACATACTGACCAACACCCGTCAGCAGACGTGGATCTTCGGTGCGCTTGTCCCGCTTGCCGACAAGTTTGGGCCGCAGCTCGACGGAATGGTCCTGCTGGCTCATTCGTAGAACTCCACACCCTTTCGCAACTCTTGCCATTGCGCGTCGTCGTGGCCGAAAATGATAGAAGCTCCCCGCTCCCGAAGAGCTTTCAGGCGAGCGAGTGCCTCTGCGGCGAGTTCGATGTTCCAAGTATTTCTCGGAGCGATACCGGTGTCGACGCTCGCCCGGAGCGGGGCAGCATCTGAAGCGAGTATAAATGAACCATCTTTTTCCAGCTCGACACGGGCGACGGTCATTCCGGGGGTATGACCCGGCATGGGCAGCAAGACGATGCGCCCGTCGCCAAAGACGTCATGCTCGGCATTGAAGGTCTGGAAACCCTGGGGCGGGTCCCATTCTCCTCGAAGATAGCCTTGATTTTCTGCACCGCTTGCCGTGGCGGCCTGCGCCTCCGCTTCGTGGCAGAGGATCGTTGCGCGCCGAAAGTACGCGTTGCAGCCGCAATGATCGGGATGCAGATGTGAACAGATCACAACATCTATGTCCTCGGGATCGAGAGCAAGAGTCTTCAACTGATGAACGACCGTCCGCTCTGGCGAAAAGATCGGGGTCATAACCTTGCTTAACCCACCCCATCGCGCGCCTGGATCGATGGCGGCCTCTGGATTGCATCCGCTATCGAACAGCGCGTTGCCTTGGGGATGGCGCATCAGGGTGGCGTGAACCGGCAATTCAATCGCTTCTTCCTTCAGCGCCCCAGGGACGTAGATGGACCGGCGCATACGAAGCCGGCCGGCCTCGAGAAAATGCATCTTCATCTTAAAGGTCCTCTCTTGCTAGCCAGTTCGCGGACGGCGTTGACGATGTTTTCATAGCCCGTACAACGACAGATGTTTCCTGAGAGCGCTTCCCTGATCTTCTGATCGGTTTCCAGCGGATGGTGGCGAAGAAGGTCGATGATCGCCACGATGAAACTGGGCCTACAAATTCGCATTGCAGGCCATGATGCTGGCGGAACGCTCCTTGGATTCGTCCGAGTATCGACGCTTCCCTGGCCATGGTTTCGATTTCGCTCCCGTCTGCCTGCACTGCAAGCATCAGACAGGAGCGTGCGCTCCTTCCATCGAGAATGACGGTGCAGGCACCGCAAACGCCATGTTCGCACCCGACATGGGTTCCGGTCAGGCAAAGGATCCTGGCGCAGGAAGTCGCTCAGCAGCGTTCGTGCTTCGATCGTGCGCGTCATATACGCTTCGTTGACGCTGACGGTGATCGTCTTCTCACTCATCTTGCTTGAAGCCTTTCGTGGTTCGCGCGGCTCCAGGCGGCGCGAAGGGCCCGTTTGGCAAGGACGCCTGAGAGATGCCTGCGGTAATCTGCAGAGGCATGGATATCCGTGTTGGGCGTGAGGATTCCAGCCAGGCGATCCGCCACCGTATCGAGAACCGGCTCGGAAACATCCGTCCCCTCGATGATGCCCTCGATCTCTTCAAGCCGCAGCGGGGTTTCACCAACGCCCATCATGCCAACGCGAACGTCAGACGCCCTGCCATCTACACAATGCAGCGTCGACGCAAAGCAAGCGAGTGCGAAGTCCCCGTGGCGTTTTGCAAACTCCTCAAATCCCCATCCGGCATCCGGTCTCATCGCGTCGAGCTCGACGCGAATTACAAACTCGTCCGGTTCCAACGAGCTGACCAGCGATCCGACAAAAAAATCGGCTGCAGGTATTTCGCGTCTGCCGCGCTGAGAGGAGGCGATGACCGTCCCACCGAGGAACCGTGTCATCATCGGCACCTCGGTCGCTGGATCCGCATGCGCGACGCTGCCGCCGAAGGTGCCGCGGTTGCGCACGGTCATATGGGTGACGTGATGCATCGCCTCATGCACGATTGGCAAGTGTTGGCGGATGTCGCGGTCATGTGATGGCGTACCGTCGGCGCCGATTCTCACCCGATCTCCGTGCAGTTCGATCCGATCTCCATGAACCGACGTTACTACGCGCGGTGCCCAAAATCCCGCGGCCCTGCTCGGATGGATACGATCTCTCTGAGCAGTTCGAGGTTCTCGCCGGTCATGGTGGCCACGTCTTCGATCGTGCAGATATGCATCGAACGAGCCATCAGGCGGCCTTTTGCGAAGTGGAGACCGTCGGAAGCATATTCCACGGCAACAGGTCTTCAAGCCTATCTACCGGTTAATCTTTGATCTGGGTTAGGACGTCCGTGAGGTAGCTCTCGGGGTTGCGGCCATGCAATTTGTCCGTTCCAATGATGGTCAAGATATTAGCGTTGCGCTATCTCGTTCGTAATTTGCATCGTGTAAGTCTTCACTCCTGATGCTCGTTCTCGGGCCGCGCCGCGCAACGCGCGGCCCGTCTTTCGGTTTTCTCAACCCGGGAAATTGCTACTCGGATTGATTGATTATTGCAAGATTATATGCAACCTTCGGTACGATCGCCGACGGTCGGCGCACATCAGGAGGAAAAACCATGATCCGTACTACTGCAGTTGCAGCACTTGTGTTTGCTGTAGCAACCTCAGCTCTTGCTTTCGATGCAAGCAACTTCAAGGATTTTTCAAGCATCGCATCGGCTTCCAGCAGTTGGCAGAACCAGTCCGGCTCGACGATGATCATTCAAGTCGACTCGTTCGGAAATGTCTCCGGCCAATATGTAAACAGAGCCCAGGGCACCGGATGCCAGAACTCGCCCTATCCGCTAACAGGAAGGGTAAACGGGACGTTCATCGCATTTTCGGTCGGCTGGAACAATTCGACGGAGAACTGCAATTCGGCAACCGGATGGACCGGCTACGCACAGGTCAACGGCAACAACACTGAGATAGTCACGAGCTGGAACCTCGCTTACGAAGGCGGCTCCGGTCCGGCCATTGAGCAAGGACAAGACACTTTCCAGTACGTGCCGACGACTGAGAACAAAAGCCTCTTGAAGGATTAATCTCCTCTGCCCTGCCGGCGCTGCCCGTCAGAGATTGTGGAGCACGAATTCATCGAATATGGCCAAAGGCTTAGACGAAGCTGCTTTCCCTGCCGAATAAAAGCGCCGCGTGCTCGTCCGCGCGGCGCAAATCCTTATTTAATGAGTTCAATGCGGCCCAAAACGGCAAGCTTTCCGGACAAAAGTAAGCATCCGAGGATGCGCCGCCTTGGGGCAAACGCGGCGATCTGATCAAGGTCGTTTGGCACGATGGCCAGAGGGCCTGCCTGTTCACGAAAAAATTGGAGCGAGGAAGGTTTATTTAGCATGACGGCCAGGGCGCTTGTCTGTTCACGAAGAAGCTGGAGCGCGGCCGCTTCATCTGGCCGTCAGCCGCTGACGGCACGGTGGTGATCACACCGGCGCAGCTCGGTTATCTGCTCGAAGGTCTACAGAAATATGCCTGCTTGTGAGTCTGACGAATCATCACCGGACAAGATCTAGGTGCTGGATCCGAGCCATCCGTTATTTGGACGCTCCTTTAATGTGATCCGTGAGGTGGGACGTAGAGGCGGCAACTTCGCGCCGTCGTATGAGGTTGAACCTCGTAGTGGATCGACCTTGCTGATACCCGTGTCTGCGACACAGGGATATGTCGAAGCCTGAAATACTGACGCGCGAAGGACACCATTCGCCCAATTGTGAGGAGAAGGTTTTGCCAATCACTGTGCAACGCCTCCGCCTTGCAGCGGGCATCAAGGTAAAGGCACAGCGCAACAGATGGACACACGAACCTAGTTTGCTCAGCACCGTACAACTTGCCGCCAGGCTCGATACTCCCGTCAATTGGATTTACGTTCAAATCAGGCGGAAGCGCCTGCTCATCGACCAGCAATCAACCGGAGCATATTTGTTCCAAAATTCCCCGGCGGTCGTCAACGCGGTTCGCGACCTTCGCAACCGTACCATTCATCAACTCGATCTGAGAATCATTCAGCCTCACCAGGAGGGGCATCAACATGCGTTGTCGCTGGAGGGAATTGACTGGCGCGCACGGCAGGAAACCTGGCGCCCCAGCCGGGTTTGACTGAATTTTTGCATTGAGATTGTTGAGAAATCTGATTCAATGTCGTTATGACATTGCCGCCGCTTACCCTGCCATCGGACCTTGCCAGCGCTCATCCGGCGCTGCTGGCCGAACGTGCTGCGGGGCTGCAAGCTGAGGCGGACGCGGCCAACGCGAAGGCGCGGCTGTCGAGCATTGAGGCGCTCAACGTGCATTTGCAGTTGCTGATTGGCAAGCTGGAGCGCGAGAAGCACGGGCCGCGCCGCGAGCGCACGCAGCGGCTGATCGATCAGTTGGAATTTGCAGCTCGAAGAGCTTGTGGCGTAGGCCGCCGAGGACGAACTGAGCGTCCAAGAGGCCGCGGCCAGAACGCAGTCCGTGCGCGCCTTCGCCCGCAAGCGTCCAGTGCGCAAGGCGTGGCCCAAAGACGTCGAGCGCGCACGCATCGTCATCGAAGCGCCGACGGCATGTGCCTGCTGTGGCGGCTCGCGGCTGTCGAAGCTGGGCGAGGATGTGACGGAAACGCTGGAGGATATCCCGCGCCGATTCAAGGTGATCGAGACGGTGCGCGAGAAATTTACCTGCCGCGATTGCGAGGCGATCAGTCAGGCTCCCGCACCGTTCCATGCGACGCCCGCGCGGCTTCATCGGCCCTCAGTTGCTGGCGACGATCGTGTTCGACAAGTTCGGGCAGCACATCCCGCTGGACCGCCAGAGCACGCGGTTCAAATGTGAGGCATCGGTCCGTCGACCCAGACCCTGGCCGGTGAATGTTGATCCGAATGTCTTCGAGCTGCGGCAAATGCTGGAGCATCACTGTCGCACAGCATACCAGGAGGCAACGTAGCCGGCTGCGGCGACCCCATGGGAATGCGGGACGTCGCGGACGATGCTACCGACAATGGCGTCCCTTTGATCGACGCCATTCAGCCAGTTCGGCACGATGTAGCCGCGATAGCTGTAGATCCAGGTCTCGCTGGCCACATCGCCCTTTCCAGTGAATTGCAGCTCGACAGGGTCTCCCGGACGCACCGTACCGGTCAGTTCCAGCGACCACCCGGGCCCACCAATGGTTCCGCCGACCTTGCGCCGAGCCAACTCGGTCAGCACCAGCGTTCCCTGGCCAAATTCCAGTGCATTGAAATCAACCGATAAATCGGGATTGTTGATCAGGCTGCGATAACTCCAAGTGCCAGTGAAGCTCATAGTTCCTCCCAATGGCGATCGACGCCCTAATGATGGCCGGAAACGGTGCCACCCTGGCCGTCCGGCAGGGTGATCCTGATGTTCTGCATCATGCCCTGGTCCTCATGATCGAGGATGTGGCAATGCAGAACGAACTCGCCGATATAGCGCTGGTAGTGCGTCCGCACGGTGATCGTGTAGCGCGCCGACGGATCGGTGCCGGGATTCTTGATCCACAGCGTGTCCTTCCAGACATTTTTCAAGCCTGGATATTGCGGATCGCCGTCGTCATCGGCGCCAAGCGCGCTGACATCGTTGCCGGCCGCATCGACAATTTTGATGATCTGAAACGGATTGACATGGATATGGAATGGGTGGCCGACGAAATCCGAGCGGAGCGTCCATTCGTCGACTCCGCTTAGCGGCAACGTCCGGTCGATGCGGTTGGGATCATAAGGTTTGCCGTCAACCTCGAAGAAGGTGGCACCCGGCTGTTTCACATCGATGTTAAACACCAGTTGCTGCTCGCCGGTGACCTCGCCCGCGGCGATGTCCGGATGGGGAATAAAGCTTGAGAGCGACATCTCGTTCTTGAGGTCATCGATAACCTTGCCGGCGACATTCTGTGACATCGTGCGCTCAGCCGCCGAAATCAGCCAATCCTGCAGATAGGTGCCGATCTCGCCATTGACGGCATGGCCGCCTACTGCAGTGACTATGCCGAGAAGCCGTCGGCTTGGAGCCTCCTGGTTGACGCTGGCCGCTGCCGGTGCGGCGCCATCGATGATGCAGTAGTCACCCGCTCCTGGCAACACCACCAGCGCGTCAACGCGGTAGCCCGGTTGCAGGATCGCTTGCTGCCGCATCTGCACCTGCGCCATTGTCAGCCCGTCCTGGGCCACCACCCCATACGGAATAGTATCCTTGCCGCAATTCTGGTCGATCCATCTGTCGGTGTCCGCTGCCGCAAGCGTGCGGAACGCGGTCGTCCCGGTCTTGCGCCGGATTTCGAAATTGATGGTGTCGCGAACCCCGGCGTGTATCATCCGCCACCGCTCGACCGAGCCAGCCTCCGCTAATGCCAACTGACCAAGCACCTGGCCGTTGACGCTGGTGAAGCGGCCCGAAGCCGGCCAACTGCCAGGTCCGAACTGATCGTAGCTTTCGATGCCGCCCACCTGTCCTGGCTGGCAATCATAAGTGATGTCGCCATTGTTATCGGTGCAAGCATATTGAATCTGCTGTAGCACCAAAACCCGTTCGGCGATATCGGAGCCGCCCGGCTGCTTCAATAGGCGGTCGATATCGCCAGTCTCGGTCGGTGTAGGCATGCGATCGCCACGGATGATCAACGCCCCGGACATGCCACTCGACACCTGCAATGCGGTTGATCCGTGTAGGTGTGGGTGATACCAGAAGGTGCCGGCGGGATGCTCAACGGCGATGTTGTATTCATATTGGAACGAAACGCCGGGACGGATTGAGATCAGCACATTATCGCCATTGCCAGACGGATTTACCCAGAGACCGTGCGAATGCAGGTTGGTACCGTTGAAGCAATGGGGGGTATTGGCACTGCCACCGCCGATGCCGCAGGTGGAATCCTGAGGGAACAGGTTGTGAAGCGTTACCCGCACCGTCTGACCGGGCCGTAGATCGATGGTCGGTCCAACCAATGGCGTGTCGGCACCGGATAAGCCGGTCTGGCGGGCGTCTTGATAGCCGCGCAGTTTAACGTGGTCGTAGCGCGCCGTGGCCGGATTGTAGATCTGTCGGTCGAGATAGGTAGCGTTCATATCGAGCAGAACCTCGCCCGGAAATGTCTCCCGGCTTTGTTCGAAGGTTTTCAGCATCCCCTGGGATTTTGTGATAGGTTGCAGCATATAGGCCAGGGGGTTAGTCACGGCCCTGGCCTCTTGAGCGACTGCGAATAGCGCATGGGTGACCGAAAAAACGCTCGCCATACCGAAGATCGCAATTTTGTCAGACACAGACAAACAGCCCTCCCAAACCTCTGCCCGGAGTTTTGTTCTCCCCGGGTCGAACCGCATCCACAAAGTTCTACTGCGTCACCATGCGTTCACCTGCAATTCGACTTTGACTCGCGCGCTTTCTCGGGAGAAGACAGCTGCCGCCGCGCGACGAGAAAGTTTCAAGACTCATGCCACTCTGGCCGGATCGAGCCTCAGAAGGAATCTTGTGCCTATGCTTCAAGGACTTCCACGAGAGCGCGGTAGGAAGTCGGGCGGAACAGCACCATGGCGCGCACCTGACAAACCTGACAGCAGGTGTAGTAGGCCCGACATTTTTGTGGGGAGCATCGTTACGTGCGGCAATACGCGTCTCACCTTGTTTGTTTGTCGAGCTGCACTCGAGCAACGCCTTGACGCTCATATCGCGGTCACCGCCGCGGGCATTAATGTCGGCGTCACATACCGTTCATCACACCGCCTAATCGGAGAGACACCACAGGCAGACTACGCCAGTTCTTCCGGCTCTCTGCGCTGCGCGATGATCTCGAAACAAGGTTGCTTGCTCAGGAGTATCGCGCCCTGCTCCTCGACGATCATTTCGACGACGGCAGGAGGGAGCCCTTCCACAATCTTCTCCTATGGACGTCTCTTATGGACGTCCAACGCGATATCTCAGATGCACGGAGCCGAGGCCAGCGGCTTCGGCGCTGATAAACGTGAGCCTCGCCCTGCCGGCAAGCCCATCCTCGCCGCCCTCGAATATGGCCGGTGTATTCGACTTGCCTCCGATCGCAGGGAAGATGACCAGGCTGACCTCGTCAACAAGACCCGCCTTCAAGAAATGGCCATTGGTTTGCGCCCCGCCTTCCAGCATCAAGCGCTTCACACCGAACTCGGTTCCAAGAAGGTCAAGCGCGTTTTTCAGATCGACGCCATCTTTCTCCGAGACGATATAGGAAACGCCAGCCTGGGTGAGGCCCGCCAGGTAAGCATCATCCACGTCAGATCCTGTCAGGACC contains:
- a CDS encoding RibD family protein, translated to MPRPYVICHMMSPLDGRLIVNDWAEATGHSVDELVKIYDGLHEKIGADAWLSGRATGEEFADAVDRPYQATGTAARPIHIANPDAGEFAVIVDKDGRLRWDKSDIEGAHLVVLTGSDVDDAYLAGLTQAGVSYIVSEKDGVDLKNALDLLGTEFGVKRLMLEGGAQTNGHFLKAGLVDEVSLVIFPAIGGKSNTPAIFEGGEDGLAGRARLTFISAEAAGLGSVHLRYRVGRP
- a CDS encoding multicopper oxidase family protein, with product MSVSDKIAIFGMASVFSVTHALFAVAQEARAVTNPLAYMLQPITKSQGMLKTFEQSRETFPGEVLLDMNATYLDRQIYNPATARYDHVKLRGYQDARQTGLSGADTPLVGPTIDLRPGQTVRVTLHNLFPQDSTCGIGGGSANTPHCFNGTNLHSHGLWVNPSGNGDNVLISIRPGVSFQYEYNIAVEHPAGTFWYHPHLHGSTALQVSSGMSGALIIRGDRMPTPTETGDIDRLLKQPGGSDIAERVLVLQQIQYACTDNNGDITYDCQPGQVGGIESYDQFGPGSWPASGRFTSVNGQVLGQLALAEAGSVERWRMIHAGVRDTINFEIRRKTGTTAFRTLAAADTDRWIDQNCGKDTIPYGVVAQDGLTMAQVQMRQQAILQPGYRVDALVVLPGAGDYCIIDGAAPAAASVNQEAPSRRLLGIVTAVGGHAVNGEIGTYLQDWLISAAERTMSQNVAGKVIDDLKNEMSLSSFIPHPDIAAGEVTGEQQLVFNIDVKQPGATFFEVDGKPYDPNRIDRTLPLSGVDEWTLRSDFVGHPFHIHVNPFQIIKIVDAAGNDVSALGADDDGDPQYPGLKNVWKDTLWIKNPGTDPSARYTITVRTHYQRYIGEFVLHCHILDHEDQGMMQNIRITLPDGQGGTVSGHH